A DNA window from Setaria viridis chromosome 2, Setaria_viridis_v4.0, whole genome shotgun sequence contains the following coding sequences:
- the LOC117842898 gene encoding UDP-glucosyltransferase UGT13248, whose protein sequence is MGSSDNERSIHVLLVPFPVQGHINPLLQFGKRLASHSGVRCTLAATRFVVNSTKPTPSSVHVAVFSDGCDGVGPGELGGVGAPYFERLESAGSETLDALLQSESEQGRPVHVVVYDAFLPWALGVARRRGAASAAFLTQTCAVDILYAHAWAGRLPPPPLLRPEEIRGLDGLSCELEMSDMPTFLTDTSYHPSFRELLVNQFMGLDTADHVLVNSFYDLEPQEADYLASTWRAKMVGPTIPSAFLDNRLPDDVSYGIHLPTPMTMESKAWLDAQKVQSVLYVSFGSMASLDPDQMSEIAEGLYNSGRPFLWVVRATETAKLPKDFADKTKVRGFIVPWCLQLEVLAHPSVGCFMTHCGWNSTVEALSAGVPMVAMPNWSDQTTNAKYIQDVWRVGVRVRPDAKGVVRSEEVERCVREVMEGELCKEFRMKALDWSDKAKKSMSEGGTSDTNISDFLSSVAHVTHAD, encoded by the exons ATGGGGAGCTCCGACAACGAAAGAAGCATCCACGTCCTTCTCGTCCCATTCCCGGTCCAGGGCCACATCAACCCGCTACTCCAGTTCGGCAAGCGCCTCGCGAGCCACAGCGGCGTCCGGTGCACCCTCGCCGCGACCCGTTTCGTCGTCAACTCCACCAAACCAACCCCGAGCTCGGTGCACGTCGCCGTCTTCTCGGACGGCTGCGACGGTGTCGGCCCCGGCGAGCTAGGAGGGGTGGGCGCCCCCTACTTCGAGCGGCTCGAGTCGGCCGGGTCCGAGACGCTGGACGCGCTCCTCCAGTCGGAGTCGGAGCAGGGCCGGCCGGTGCACGTGGTGGTGTACGACGCGTTCCTGCCGTGGGCGCTGGgtgtggcgaggcggcgcggcgcggcgagcgcggcgttCCTCACGCAGACGTGCGCCGTGGACATCCTGTACGCGCACGCGTGGGCCGggcggctgccgccgccaccgctactGCGGCCGGAGGAGATACGGGGCCTGGATGGGCTGTCGTGCGAGCTCGAGATGAGCGACATGCCGACGTTCCTGACGGACACGAGCTATCACCCGTCTTTCAGGGAGTTGCTGGTGAACCAGTTCATGGGGTTGGACACTGCCGACCATGTGCTCGTCAACTCATTCTACGATTTGGAGCCGCAG GAAGCGGACTACTTGGCATCTACGTGGAGAGCCAAGATGGTGGGCCCAACCATTCCGTCGGCATTCCTCGACAACCGCCTTCCAGACGACGTGTCCTACGGCATCCACCTGCCCACACCAATGACAATGGAAAGCAAGGCATGGCTCGACGCCCAGAAGGTGCAGTCTGTTCTGTACGTCTCCTTTGGTAGCATGGCCTCTCTGGATCCTGACCAGATGAGCGAGATAGCCGAGGGCCTCTACAACAGTGGCAGGCCATTCTTGTGGGTCGTTCGGGCAACGGAGACTGCCAAGCTACCCAAGGATTTTGCCGACAAAACTAAGGTAAGGGGGTTCATAGTGCCATGGTGTCTACAGTTGGAGGTTCTAGCACATCCATCTGTCGGCTGTTTCATGACACATTGTGGTTGGAACTCGACGGTGGAAGCGCTTAGCGCCGGTGTGCCCATGGTGGCGATGCCGAACTGGTCGGACCAGACAACAAACGCCAAGTACATCCAAGATGTGTGGCGTGTTGGCGTGCGGGTGCGGCCAGATGCCAAAGGAGTGGTGAGGAgcgaggaggtggagcggtGTGTGCGGGAGGTCATGGAAGGGGAATTGTGCAAGGAGTTCAGGATGAAGGCTTTAGACTGGAGTGACAAGGCTAAGAAGTCCATGAGCGAAGGCGGAACCTCGGACACCAACATTTCGGATTTCCTATCAAGTGTTGCTCATGTGACTCATGCCGACTGA